In the genome of Piliocolobus tephrosceles isolate RC106 chromosome 20, ASM277652v3, whole genome shotgun sequence, one region contains:
- the LOC111553304 gene encoding hsc70-interacting protein codes for MDPRKVNELRAFVKMCKQDPSVLHTEEMRFLREWVESMGGKVPPATQKAKSEENTKEEKPDSKKVEEDLKADEPSSEESDLEIDKEGVIEPDTDSPQEMGDENAEITEEMMDQANDKKVAAIEALNDGELQKAIDLFTDAIKLNPRLAILYAKRASVFVKLQKPNAAIRDCDRAIEINPDSAQPYKWRGKAHRLLGHWEEAAHDLALACKLDYDEDASAMLKEVQPRAQKIAEHRRKYERKREEREIKERIERVKKAREEHERAQREEEARRQSGAQYGSFPGGFPGGMPGSFPGGMPGMGGAMPGMAGMPGLNEILSDPEVLAAMQDPEVMVAFQDVAQNPANMSKYQSNPKVMNLISKLSAKFGGQA; via the coding sequence ATGGACCCCCGCAAAGTGAACGAGCTTCGGGCCTTTGTGAAAATGTGTAAGCAGGATCCGAGCGTTCTGCACACCGAGGAAATGCGCTTCCTGAGAGAGTGGGTGGAGAGCATGGGGGGTAAAGTACCACCTGCTACTCAGAAAgctaaatcagaagaaaataccAAGGAAGAAAAACCTGATAGTAAGAAGGTGGAGGAAGACTTAAAGGCAGACGAACCATCAAGTGAGGAAAGTGATCTAGAAATTGATAAAGAAGGTGTGATTGAACCAGACACTGATTCTCCTCAAGAAATGGGAGATGAAAATGCAGAGATAACGGAGGAGATGATGGATCAGGCAAATGATAAAAAAGTGGCTGCTATTGAAGCCCTAAATGATGGTGAACTCCAGAAAGCCATTGACTTATTCACAGATGCCATCAAGCTGAATCCTCGCTTGGCCATTTTGTATGCCAAGAGGGCCAGTGTCTTCGTCAAATTACAGAAGCCAAATGCTGCTATCCGAGACTGTGACAGAGCCATTGAGATAAATCCTGATTCAGCTCAGCCTTACAAGTGGCGAGGGAAAGCACACAGACTTCTAGGCCACTGGGAAGAAGCAGCTCATGATCTTGCCCTTGCCTGTAAATTGGATTATGATGAAGATGCTAGTGCAATGCTGAAAGAAGTTCAACCTAGGGCACAGAAAATTGCAGAACATCGGAGAAAGTATGAGAGAAAACGTGAAGAGCGAGAGATCAAAGAAAGAATAGAACGAGTTAAGAAGGCTCGAGAAGAGCATGAGAGAGCCCAGAGGGAGGAAGAAGCCAGACGACAGTCAGGAGCTCAGTATGGCTCTTTTCCAGGTGGCTTTCCTGGGGGAATGCCTGGTAGTTTTCCCGGAGGAATGCCTGGAATGGGAGGGGCCATGCCTGGAATGGCTGGAATGCCTGGACTCAATGAAATTCTTAGTGATCCAGAGGTTCTTGCAGCCATGCAGGATCCAGAAGTTATGGTGGCCTTCCAGGATGTGGCTCAGAACCCAGCAAATATGTCAAAATACCAGAGCAACCCAAAGGTTATGAATCTCATCAGTAAATTGTCAGCCAAATTTGGAGGTCAAGCGTAA